The segment GAGGACGGCAAGACCGGCCTCCTGGTGCCGCCGTCCCGTCCCGACGAGCTCGCCGCGGCGCTCCGGCGCGTGCTCGAGGACGAAGCGCTCGCGCGGGCGATGGGGCGCGCCGGCCGCCGCAGGGTCGAGGCGCAGTTCAGCTGGGCGAGCGTGGCCGAGCGGACCGAGCGCGTCTACGCCGACGCGATCGCGGAGTTCGCGCGCTCGACGGGCGAGGGCTGACGCCGGTGCCCGCGGCCGCGCTGGCCGGCGTCGGCGGCTTCGTCTTCGACCTCGACGGCTGCGTCTGGAACGGCGACGCGCTGAACCCCGGGGCGGGGGAGACGCTCGCGGCGCTCCACCGCGCGGGGCGCGGGCTCGCGTTCGTGACCAACAACTCGCGCGCGACCGGCGAGGACATCCGCCGGCGTCTCCGCGCGCTCGGCGTCGCGGCCGCCGAGCACGCGCTCACGCCCCTCGAGATCATCGGGGACGTGATCGCGCGGCGCTACGGCCCCTCGCGCGTGCTCGTGATCGGCGCCGAGGAGCTCGCGCGGGTCATCGCGCGCGCCGGTCACGAGGTCGTCCTCGTGAAGGACTACCGGCGGGCGACGGTCGTCGCGGTCGGCAACGACTTCGACCTCACGTACGAGCGGCTCACCGCCGCCGCGCGCGCCTGCGCCGCGGGCGCGCCCCTCGTCACGCCCAACGTCGACCCGCGCCTGCCGCTCGAGGGCGACGAGTTCCTCCCGGGCTGCGGCGCCCTCGTCGAGGCGGTCGCCGTCGCCGCGGGCGTCCGGCCCGTCGTCGTCGGCAAGCCCGAGGCGCCGCTCTTCCGCATCGCGCTCGAACGGCTGGGCCTGCCGCCGGCGTCGGCGGCGATGGTGGGCGACAGCGTGCCGTCGGACATCGCCGGCGCGCGCGCCGTCGGCATGCGCACGGTGCTCTACGCTCCCGCGGGCGGCCCCGCCGGCGCCGCCGACCTCGTCGTCGGCTCGTTCGCCGAGCTCGCCGCCGCCGCGGGCGTCGGCCCCGCGGCCGCGTGATAATCTAGGTCGCCATGTTCGACGTCGGCCTCCAGGAGATGCTCCTGATCGCCGTCATCGCCCTGCTCGTCTTCGGACCCTCGAAGCTCCCCGAGCTCGGGCGCATGTTCGGCCGCGCGATGCGCGAGTTCAGGCGCGCGAGCGACGAGTTCCGGCAGACGGTCGAGACGAACCTGCACGTGCACGATCTCGACCCCGTGATCCAGCCGCCCGCGGCCGAGACGCCGGCGCCCGCGCTCCCGTCGGAGACCGAGGCCACGCCCGCCCTCGAGACGGCGGCCGCCGTCGCGGTCGCCGAGCCGGGCGAGCCGTTCTGCAGCCAGCGGGGCTCGCGCCTCTTCCACAAGAGCGACTGCGCCTGGGTGAAGCG is part of the Candidatus Methylomirabilota bacterium genome and harbors:
- a CDS encoding HAD-IIA family hydrolase — its product is MPAAALAGVGGFVFDLDGCVWNGDALNPGAGETLAALHRAGRGLAFVTNNSRATGEDIRRRLRALGVAAAEHALTPLEIIGDVIARRYGPSRVLVIGAEELARVIARAGHEVVLVKDYRRATVVAVGNDFDLTYERLTAAARACAAGAPLVTPNVDPRLPLEGDEFLPGCGALVEAVAVAAGVRPVVVGKPEAPLFRIALERLGLPPASAAMVGDSVPSDIAGARAVGMRTVLYAPAGGPAGAADLVVGSFAELAAAAGVGPAAA
- the tatB gene encoding Sec-independent protein translocase protein TatB, translating into MFDVGLQEMLLIAVIALLVFGPSKLPELGRMFGRAMREFRRASDEFRQTVETNLHVHDLDPVIQPPAAETPAPALPSETEATPALETAAAVAVAEPGEPFCSQRGSRLFHKSDCAWVKRIPETERQYWKHVADARDQGCVACPVCEPWEPSS